Proteins encoded in a region of the Chloroflexota bacterium genome:
- a CDS encoding zinc ribbon domain-containing protein, with protein sequence MPLYEYRCQNCGHKFELLRGFSQADEPATCPACGQPQGQRLLSLFACLSKDSSGVTSAIPGTGSACSTCAATSCAGCKR encoded by the coding sequence ATGCCACTGTACGAATATCGCTGCCAAAACTGTGGTCATAAGTTCGAGTTACTGCGCGGGTTCAGCCAGGCTGACGAGCCTGCTACCTGCCCCGCCTGCGGACAGCCGCAGGGACAGCGGCTGCTCTCCCTCTTCGCTTGCCTCAGCAAGGACTCCTCCGGCGTGACCAGCGCCATCCCCGGCACGGGCAGCGCCTGCTCCACGTGCGCCGCTACCTCCTGCGCCGGCTGCAAGAGGTAG
- a CDS encoding endonuclease MutS2, with amino-acid sequence MDDKYLETLEYPKIIERLAGYTDFSAGRELALALRPSSDIAEVRRRQQETSEARAFLDLKSDASVGGARDVRPLVHQARLGRVLEPGELLDIRGTLTSGRVLRRAISRLAAEFPLLAQTAEGIQECPELVASIERVLNDRGEVLDSASPALARIRRDLATTHARLLERLNRIVNDPRNAAYLQEAIVTQREGRYVIPLKADFKGRIRGLVHDQSASGATLFIEPLATLELGNQWRKLQLDEEQEIRRILSELTAQVAEAGEAIIATVDALAALDLAFAKAKYSYQLKCVAPELVDLIEPTATRLHREREARRHHPSTIVDLVRARHPLLPPETVVPIDVWLGGDFDILVITGPNTGGKTVTLKTVGLLAAMAQAGLHIPASEGSALAVFDGLYADIGDEQSIEQSLSTFSSHLTNIIDILAKANERSLVLLDELGAGTDPVEGSALARAILSTLLDRRIPAMVATHYPQLKLYAHSTPRVQNASVEFDLETLSPTYELTIGLPGRSNALAIASRLGLSAEIIERARTWVSDGDQEADRLLDDIRTAREETARARREAAAALARIQEQERELARRLAEIESERQELLAEAREELQRIRAELRTLRAAMETQSITAEWIAQAERRLEQVKVASAPQPVSRVTSDLRVGDRVWVSHLNLEGEIVALDEEGAEIQVGNFRVRADPATLEFRSRPEVSQAKARSRTRLPTPSTLVPRQLHLRGARVEDALIELDKYLNDAYLAGMSEVSIVHGKGTGALRRAVRQALGDHPLVSNYRPGEQGEGGDGVTVVTLAVG; translated from the coding sequence ATGGACGACAAATACCTCGAAACACTCGAATATCCCAAGATCATCGAGCGGCTGGCTGGATACACGGACTTCTCTGCTGGCCGCGAACTGGCGCTGGCGCTGCGCCCTTCTTCGGACATCGCCGAAGTGCGGCGGCGACAGCAAGAGACCAGCGAGGCCCGCGCTTTCCTGGACCTCAAGAGCGATGCCTCGGTGGGCGGGGCCAGGGATGTGCGCCCTTTGGTGCACCAGGCCCGCCTGGGACGTGTCCTGGAGCCGGGTGAACTCTTGGACATCCGCGGCACACTGACCAGCGGACGGGTGTTGCGTCGCGCCATCAGCCGGCTGGCTGCGGAATTCCCCCTATTGGCTCAAACAGCGGAGGGCATTCAGGAGTGCCCCGAACTGGTAGCCAGCATCGAGCGGGTCCTCAACGACCGGGGCGAGGTGCTGGATAGCGCCAGTCCCGCTCTGGCCCGCATCCGCCGCGACCTGGCTACCACCCACGCCAGGCTGTTGGAGCGGCTGAACCGCATCGTCAACGACCCCAGGAACGCCGCCTATCTCCAGGAAGCCATCGTAACCCAGCGCGAGGGGCGCTACGTCATCCCCCTCAAGGCCGACTTCAAAGGTCGCATCCGCGGCTTAGTGCACGACCAATCCGCCAGCGGCGCTACGCTCTTCATCGAACCGCTGGCCACGCTGGAACTGGGCAACCAGTGGCGCAAACTGCAACTGGACGAGGAGCAAGAAATCCGCCGCATCCTCTCTGAGTTGACCGCGCAGGTGGCTGAGGCAGGCGAGGCCATCATCGCCACTGTAGACGCCCTGGCTGCACTGGACCTGGCCTTCGCCAAGGCGAAGTACAGTTACCAACTGAAGTGTGTAGCGCCCGAACTGGTGGACCTGATCGAACCGACTGCCACCCGCCTGCATCGGGAGCGCGAGGCGCGGCGCCATCATCCAAGCACGATTGTGGACCTGGTGCGGGCCCGGCATCCGCTACTGCCCCCGGAGACCGTGGTGCCCATAGATGTTTGGCTGGGCGGCGATTTCGACATCCTGGTCATCACCGGACCCAATACGGGCGGGAAGACCGTAACCCTGAAAACGGTGGGCCTTCTGGCAGCGATGGCTCAGGCGGGCCTGCACATCCCGGCCAGCGAGGGTTCGGCGCTGGCTGTGTTCGATGGCCTCTACGCCGACATCGGCGATGAGCAGAGCATCGAACAGAGCCTGTCCACTTTCTCGTCGCACCTGACCAACATCATTGATATCCTCGCCAAGGCGAATGAGCGTTCCCTCGTCCTGCTGGATGAATTGGGCGCTGGCACCGATCCGGTGGAGGGCTCGGCTCTGGCGCGGGCCATCCTCTCCACGCTGCTCGACCGGCGCATCCCGGCAATGGTAGCGACCCATTATCCGCAACTCAAACTCTACGCCCACTCCACGCCGCGGGTGCAGAACGCATCGGTGGAGTTTGACTTGGAGACGCTCTCGCCCACGTATGAACTGACCATCGGCCTGCCGGGCCGGAGCAACGCGCTGGCCATCGCCTCGCGGCTGGGGTTGAGCGCGGAGATCATCGAGCGAGCCAGGACCTGGGTCTCTGACGGCGACCAGGAGGCGGATCGTCTCCTGGATGACATCCGCACGGCGCGAGAGGAGACCGCGCGCGCCCGACGGGAGGCTGCCGCCGCCCTGGCCCGCATCCAGGAGCAAGAGCGTGAATTAGCACGCCGTCTGGCCGAGATCGAATCGGAGCGCCAGGAATTGCTGGCCGAAGCCCGCGAAGAACTCCAGCGCATTCGCGCCGAATTGCGCACCCTGCGGGCAGCGATGGAGACCCAGTCCATCACCGCAGAGTGGATCGCCCAGGCAGAACGGCGTTTGGAGCAAGTGAAGGTCGCCAGCGCACCGCAGCCCGTGAGTCGGGTGACCAGTGATCTGCGCGTGGGAGATCGGGTGTGGGTCTCACATCTGAATCTGGAGGGTGAAATCGTTGCCTTGGACGAGGAGGGAGCCGAAATACAGGTGGGCAATTTTCGCGTGCGGGCGGACCCGGCGACTCTCGAATTCCGCAGCCGCCCTGAGGTCTCCCAAGCAAAGGCTCGCTCCCGAACCCGCCTGCCGACCCCGTCCACGCTGGTCCCCCGGCAACTTCATCTGCGTGGCGCGCGGGTGGAAGATGCGCTGATCGAACTGGACAAATACCTGAACGACGCCTACCTGGCCGGGATGTCCGAGGTATCCATTGTCCACGGGAAGGGCACGGGAGCACTGCGCCGCGCCGTTCGTCAGGCGTTAGGGGATCACCCCCTGGTGAGCAACTATCGCCCCGGCGAGCAAGGTGAGGGCGGCGATGGCGTGACGGTGGTCACGCTGGCGGTAGGATAG
- a CDS encoding LacI family DNA-binding transcriptional regulator → MATIKDVARRAEVSIATVSYVLNGRESVSQSTRERVLQAVRELGYRPNVLAQGLQAGESRMIGYSWNPAPPDQFNPILDKFLQSMIETAEKAGYHILPFPCPPDHAQVEAYEALIATNRVDGFVLSSTNLNDQRIAYLMEIGFPFVAFGRANPDWDFAYVDVDNQGGVREAIEHLLALGHRRIGLIAWPEDSLTGTLRLQGYLEAMASAGISVDPAWIVRTEHTVTAGQQAAGQLLDLPADRRPTAIMAVSDFMAIGAMNAIQNRGLGVGRDVAIIGFDDAPLVQYLRPPLTSVRQPIVEAGQRIMDMLIRLIREEPLVERHVLLTPSLIIRESSGGPVIYE, encoded by the coding sequence GTGGCTACGATCAAGGATGTCGCCAGGCGGGCAGAAGTCTCTATTGCCACTGTTTCCTACGTTCTTAACGGCCGCGAGTCTGTCAGCCAGAGCACCCGTGAACGCGTGCTGCAGGCCGTCCGCGAATTAGGGTACCGCCCCAACGTCCTTGCTCAAGGCCTCCAGGCCGGCGAAAGCCGCATGATTGGCTACTCTTGGAACCCCGCTCCACCAGATCAGTTCAACCCCATTCTCGACAAATTCCTGCAAAGCATGATCGAAACAGCCGAGAAGGCTGGCTACCACATCCTGCCCTTCCCTTGCCCGCCGGACCACGCCCAGGTCGAGGCCTACGAAGCATTGATCGCCACCAACCGCGTGGATGGCTTTGTCCTTTCCAGCACCAATCTGAACGACCAACGCATCGCCTATTTGATGGAAATTGGCTTTCCCTTTGTTGCCTTCGGGCGGGCCAATCCGGACTGGGATTTCGCCTATGTGGATGTGGATAACCAAGGTGGTGTCCGAGAGGCCATCGAGCATTTGCTGGCCTTGGGACACCGCCGTATCGGCCTTATCGCCTGGCCGGAAGACTCGCTAACTGGCACCCTCCGCCTACAGGGCTACCTGGAGGCGATGGCCAGCGCCGGGATCTCGGTTGATCCAGCCTGGATCGTGCGCACTGAGCACACTGTCACTGCTGGTCAGCAAGCAGCAGGGCAACTCCTGGACTTGCCAGCTGATCGCCGCCCCACTGCCATTATGGCCGTGAGCGATTTCATGGCCATCGGGGCCATGAACGCCATTCAGAACCGCGGCCTCGGTGTGGGCCGGGATGTGGCCATCATCGGCTTTGACGACGCGCCTTTAGTGCAGTACTTGCGCCCGCCCCTGACTTCGGTACGCCAACCAATCGTGGAGGCGGGCCAGCGCATTATGGACATGCTTATCCGACTCATCCGGGAGGAACCATTGGTGGAGAGGCACGTACTCCTGACCCCGAGTCTGATCATACGAGAATCCAGTGGTGGCCCAGTTATATATGAGTGA